The Synechocystis sp. PCC 7509 genome includes a window with the following:
- a CDS encoding non-ribosomal peptide synthetase translates to MHTHPISTDEVFVFPASFAQQRLWFLSQLVPNNPFYNVSAAIRLTGNLNLTALKQTFNEIIRRHEVLRTTFAMEKRELNQVIAESASINLKLVDLQHLPILEREDTARQRAIAFSHLPFNLSTDLLLRVTIFQLDSSDSILLLSLHHIIADGWSIGVLIKEITALYAAFCTNTSLLPDLPIQYADFAAWQKQELPKIIESQLPYWKTQLADLPSLNLPCNRIRNSTQTYKGATYNFLALSHSLSASLSAFNQQKGVTLFMTVLAALQTLLYRYTGQTDIAVGSPIANRNRAELEPLIGFFVNTLVLRVQLSSNLTFLELLAKVKQVTIDAYAHQDLPFEKLVQELQPARDLSKHPLFQVAISLQNTPITALELPELTLNPFEIENGTSKLDLELNFWESSAGLEAQITYSTDLCDRSTILRMAGHLQTLLAGIIYNPQQTLAELPILTATERQQLLIDWNNTQQNYPDKCIQQIFEEQVNNNPSAIALVHNNEQITYQQLNEQSNQIAHHLQNLGVVPDVIVGICLEKSPLIIIAILGILKAGGAYLPIDPEYPKARSRFMLEDSQITILITQNSLFTEEWEHKLVFIEDLAIALQNKYNPTSPVKAANLAYAIYTSGSTGQPKGVLIEHRGLSNVIHAQRQTFDLKPQHRILQFASISFDASIFEIVMGLANGASLYLIPEKSRLGASLTTYLRYHSITHATLPPAVLTTLVAEQLPALQTLILAGEAWTGDIEKWTKNRRLFNAYGLTETSIWSTIAEIGDSISIGNAIANTQVYVLDSNYQPVPIGIPGELYIGGVGIARGYLNRPELTAKSFIPNPFVETLQCNVSPPKFYKTGDLVRYLPNGKLEFLGRIDHQVKIRGYRIELGEIESLLLQHPAIQAVTVITQETAANTQLVAYIVFHPNLNLSTAQLSDFLKEKLPNYSIPSAFVILSSLPLTPNGKVDRNALKSPNISTNKSFVAPRNATESTLTTFWAQTLKLEQVGIQDSFFELGGDSLLAIQLLDQINQHFHQNLPLSALFSAPTVEQFAPNIEKNYIWSPIVPLQPQGAKTPFFCIHPIFGVVLPYYELATHLGKNQPFYALQPCGLDGLQPPLTSIAEMATCYIKALRQIQPKGAYQLGGWSFGGLVAFEMAQQLHQAGETVSKLAIFDTLAPIPSNQPSIWESLNFLITTVPGSIYPFVLDYWELICDSYLKQIFSPHGWTSLLEKATVNSLFPQETRLRMLDELTIERIMRIFWANSQATVNYAPQSYPGAIALFKSNEPLTTTDTTLGWSQLTNSVELHSIPGNHLTMLKTPNVQALAKQLNKYLTA, encoded by the coding sequence TTGCATACTCATCCTATTTCTACCGATGAAGTTTTTGTTTTTCCGGCTTCTTTTGCTCAACAAAGGCTTTGGTTTCTCAGCCAATTAGTACCAAATAATCCTTTTTACAACGTCTCTGCGGCGATTCGTCTAACTGGAAACTTAAATTTAACCGCTTTAAAACAAACCTTTAACGAAATAATCCGCCGTCATGAAGTTTTGCGGACAACCTTTGCAATGGAGAAAAGAGAGTTAAATCAAGTAATTGCTGAGAGTGCAAGTATAAATCTGAAACTTGTAGACTTGCAACATTTACCTATACTTGAGCGAGAAGATACTGCAAGACAAAGAGCGATCGCATTTTCTCATCTTCCCTTCAACCTTAGTACAGATTTGCTGCTACGAGTAACGATATTTCAACTAGATTCCAGCGATTCTATTTTATTGCTAAGTCTGCATCACATTATTGCTGATGGTTGGTCAATTGGCGTATTAATTAAGGAAATTACCGCGCTTTACGCTGCTTTTTGTACAAATACTTCGTTATTGCCCGATTTGCCAATCCAATATGCTGATTTCGCCGCTTGGCAAAAACAAGAGTTACCAAAAATAATCGAGTCACAATTACCTTACTGGAAGACACAACTCGCCGATTTACCAAGTTTAAATTTACCGTGCAATCGCATTCGTAATTCTACCCAAACTTACAAAGGTGCAACCTACAACTTTTTAGCTCTTTCACACAGCCTCAGCGCATCTTTATCCGCCTTTAACCAGCAAAAGGGGGTTACATTATTTATGACGGTTTTAGCAGCCTTGCAAACACTGTTATATCGTTACACAGGACAAACAGATATTGCTGTAGGTTCTCCCATTGCTAATCGAAATCGAGCCGAACTAGAGCCATTAATTGGCTTTTTTGTCAATACTTTAGTTTTGCGGGTTCAATTATCTAGTAATCTTACTTTTTTAGAATTATTAGCAAAAGTAAAACAAGTAACAATAGACGCTTACGCCCATCAAGATTTACCCTTTGAGAAGCTAGTACAAGAACTTCAACCAGCGCGAGATTTAAGCAAACATCCCTTATTTCAAGTAGCGATATCTCTGCAAAACACGCCGATTACAGCCTTAGAATTACCTGAACTTACCCTAAATCCCTTTGAGATTGAAAATGGCACAAGTAAGTTAGATTTAGAGTTGAATTTTTGGGAAAGTTCCGCCGGATTAGAGGCACAGATAACTTATAGTACCGATTTATGCGATCGCTCTACAATCCTCCGCATGGCTGGACACTTGCAAACTCTACTAGCAGGAATTATTTATAATCCCCAGCAAACACTAGCCGAATTACCCATTTTAACCGCCACCGAACGCCAACAGTTACTTATTGACTGGAATAATACGCAACAAAACTATCCCGATAAGTGCATCCAGCAAATATTTGAGGAACAAGTAAATAATAATCCTAGTGCGATCGCACTTGTACACAATAACGAGCAAATTACCTACCAGCAATTAAACGAACAAAGCAACCAAATCGCCCATCACTTACAAAACCTAGGAGTTGTACCCGATGTAATTGTCGGGATTTGTTTAGAAAAGTCGCCGTTAATAATTATCGCAATTTTAGGAATACTCAAAGCTGGGGGTGCTTATTTACCAATAGATCCAGAATATCCCAAAGCGCGATCGCGCTTTATGCTGGAAGATTCGCAAATAACTATTTTAATAACTCAAAACTCTTTATTTACCGAGGAGTGGGAGCATAAATTAGTTTTTATTGAGGATTTGGCGATCGCACTCCAAAATAAATATAATCCTACAAGTCCTGTAAAAGCGGCAAATCTTGCTTATGCAATCTATACTTCTGGTTCAACAGGACAACCCAAGGGTGTTTTAATCGAACATCGAGGACTAAGTAATGTAATCCACGCACAGAGACAGACTTTTGACCTCAAACCGCAACATCGGATTTTACAATTTGCCTCAATTAGCTTTGATGCGTCTATTTTTGAAATAGTTATGGGATTAGCTAACGGCGCAAGTCTTTACTTAATCCCAGAGAAATCGCGTCTAGGAGCATCTTTAACTACTTATTTGCGTTACCACTCCATTACCCACGCTACCTTGCCCCCAGCAGTCCTAACAACCCTTGTAGCGGAACAATTACCAGCATTGCAAACCCTAATTTTAGCGGGGGAAGCTTGGACGGGAGACATAGAGAAATGGACAAAAAACAGACGATTATTTAATGCTTACGGATTAACAGAGACAAGTATCTGGTCAACTATTGCAGAGATTGGGGATAGTATTTCTATAGGAAATGCGATCGCTAACACCCAAGTTTACGTTCTAGACTCTAATTATCAACCCGTCCCTATAGGCATTCCCGGCGAATTATATATCGGTGGAGTAGGTATAGCGCGAGGCTATCTCAATCGTCCTGAATTAACCGCTAAAAGTTTTATTCCCAACCCTTTTGTAGAGACGTTGCAATGCAACGTCTCACCGCCAAAATTTTACAAAACTGGCGATTTAGTCCGCTATCTCCCTAACGGAAAATTAGAATTTTTAGGACGCATCGACCACCAAGTTAAAATTCGCGGCTATCGGATAGAGTTAGGAGAAATTGAAAGCTTGTTGCTACAACATCCAGCAATTCAAGCCGTCACCGTAATTACTCAAGAAACTGCTGCTAATACTCAACTGGTAGCTTATATAGTCTTTCATCCCAACTTAAACCTTTCCACCGCTCAATTAAGCGACTTTCTCAAAGAAAAATTACCCAATTATTCCATCCCTTCAGCTTTCGTTATCCTGTCATCGCTACCCTTAACACCCAACGGGAAAGTAGACCGAAATGCTCTAAAAAGCCCAAATATCTCTACAAACAAATCTTTTGTAGCGCCTCGCAATGCCACAGAATCGACCTTAACAACATTTTGGGCGCAAACTCTTAAACTTGAGCAAGTAGGAATACAAGACAGCTTTTTTGAACTAGGTGGAGATTCTCTACTAGCAATTCAACTATTAGACCAAATAAACCAACATTTCCATCAAAACCTACCTTTATCCGCCCTTTTTAGTGCGCCAACCGTCGAACAATTCGCGCCAAATATCGAGAAAAACTATATTTGGTCGCCTATAGTCCCGCTTCAACCCCAAGGCGCTAAAACACCATTTTTCTGCATTCATCCTATTTTCGGCGTTGTTTTACCCTACTACGAATTAGCAACCCATTTAGGCAAAAATCAACCATTTTACGCCCTCCAACCCTGCGGTTTAGACGGTTTGCAGCCACCACTAACCAGCATTGCAGAAATGGCAACTTGTTATATTAAAGCCTTGCGTCAAATTCAACCAAAAGGCGCGTATCAACTAGGTGGCTGGTCTTTTGGCGGTTTAGTTGCGTTTGAAATGGCGCAACAATTGCACCAAGCAGGAGAAACAGTAAGTAAACTGGCAATTTTCGATACCCTTGCACCAATACCCAGCAATCAACCGTCAATTTGGGAGAGTTTGAATTTTCTTATTACCACTGTACCCGGTTCTATTTATCCCTTTGTACTAGATTACTGGGAGCTAATTTGCGATTCCTACCTCAAGCAAATTTTTTCTCCTCATGGTTGGACTTCCTTACTAGAAAAAGCAACTGTTAATAGCCTTTTCCCCCAAGAAACTAGATTGCGAATGCTAGACGAACTAACAATTGAGCGGATAATGCGGATTTTTTGGGCAAATAGCCAAGCTACAGTAAATTATGCACCCCAAAGTTACCCAGGCGCGATCGCATTATTCAAAAGCAACGAACCCCTAACCACGACTGACACAACTTTAGGCTGGAGTCAACTGACAAACTCTGTTGAATTACACTCTATACCTGGAAATCATCTAACAATGCTCAAAACTCCCAACGTCCAAGCCTTAGCCAAACAATTGAACAAGTATTTGACTGCTTGA